DNA from Streptomyces sp. NBC_01476:
GGGTGTTCCCCGGCAGCTTGCCGGCCTTGCGGACCGGGACGAAGCCGAGGTGGGCGCGGGCGGCGGCCGGGGCGGCCAGGATGAAGCCGCGCGCCTCCAGGCCGACCACCTTGGTGGCGGCGTGCCGGCGGCAGAGCGCGGCGAAAGCGTCGACCAGCGCGTTGAAGGCGACCGGGTCGGCGAGCAGCGGGGTGATGTCCTTGAAGACCACCCCGGGCCGCGGGTAGTCCTGCACATCACGGATCCGGGAGAGCAGCAGGGTCCGCAGCTCCGGCGAGGCGGCTTCCGTCGTGGTCATCGCGCTTCTTTCGTCTCTTCTGCGGCTTGGCGTACGTCGGGGGCTTCGCGCCCCGGGA
Protein-coding regions in this window:
- a CDS encoding adenine phosphoribosyltransferase — protein: MTTTEAASPELRTLLLSRIRDVQDYPRPGVVFKDITPLLADPVAFNALVDAFAALCRRHAATKVVGLEARGFILAAPAAARAHLGFVPVRKAGKLPGNTHSQSYDLEYGSAELEVQTDAFAANDRVLVIDDVLATGGTAEASVALVRRAGATVAGVAVLMELGFLAGRDRLAKSLSGAPLDALITI